A single genomic interval of Microbacterium hydrocarbonoxydans harbors:
- a CDS encoding ABC-F family ATP-binding cassette domain-containing protein, whose product MAHLLGAEALHLEYPTRVVFDSVTLGIEEGDRIGIVGRNGDGKSSLLGMLAGIKEPNSGRVTVRGGTTIGVLSQADTLSDDLTISAAVVGDTPEYEWAGDPRVRDVIEGLLKDLPWDAEIGSLSGGQRRRVSLAKLLTGDWDVIALDEPTNHLDVEAITWLAGHLKKRWSPNSGALLVVTHDRWFLDEICTETWEVHDRIVEPFEGGYAAYILQRVERDRMAAATEAKRQNLAKKELAWLRRGAPARTAKPKFRIDAANELIADVPEIRDKVSLQSLAVSRLGKDVVDLLDVGVTYPTVDGGTREVLRDVEWRIAPGERTGILGVNGAGKSTLLGLISGTVDPTVGRVKRGTTVKVKTLTQRLDELEDLRREPVRVVISRLRTSYTMGSGSKAQELTPGQLLERLGFDSAQLSTPVKDLSGGQQRRLQLLLVLLDQPNVLILDEPTNDLDTDMLAAIEDLLDSWSGTLLVVSHDRYFLERVTDQQFAILDGHLRHLPGGVDEYLRLRQLQTSAPGRSQTAVNTEKKAPSLDGAALRAAQKEVSALERRIQKLTQQVDKAKTALADHDQSDFAGLGDKMKAISDQQAEIEELELRWFELTEELD is encoded by the coding sequence ATGGCACATCTTCTCGGGGCAGAGGCCCTTCATCTCGAATATCCGACGAGGGTCGTCTTCGACTCCGTGACCCTCGGCATCGAAGAAGGTGACCGCATCGGCATCGTCGGCCGCAACGGCGACGGCAAGTCGAGCCTGCTCGGGATGCTCGCCGGCATCAAGGAGCCGAACTCCGGACGTGTCACCGTGCGCGGCGGCACCACGATCGGCGTCCTCTCGCAGGCCGACACGCTCAGCGACGACCTGACGATCAGCGCGGCAGTCGTCGGCGACACCCCTGAGTACGAGTGGGCGGGCGACCCCCGCGTCCGCGACGTGATCGAAGGGCTGCTGAAGGACCTGCCGTGGGATGCCGAGATCGGCTCTCTCAGCGGTGGCCAGCGGCGCCGTGTGTCCCTCGCCAAGCTGCTGACCGGCGACTGGGACGTCATCGCCCTCGACGAGCCCACCAACCACCTCGACGTCGAGGCGATCACCTGGCTCGCCGGACACCTCAAGAAGCGGTGGAGCCCGAACTCCGGAGCGCTCCTGGTCGTGACGCACGACCGGTGGTTCCTCGACGAGATCTGCACCGAGACCTGGGAGGTGCACGACCGCATCGTCGAGCCCTTCGAGGGCGGGTACGCGGCCTACATCCTGCAGCGCGTGGAGCGCGACCGCATGGCGGCCGCCACCGAGGCCAAGCGCCAGAATCTGGCCAAGAAGGAGCTCGCCTGGCTTCGCCGAGGAGCGCCGGCGCGCACGGCGAAGCCCAAGTTCCGCATCGACGCGGCGAACGAGCTGATCGCCGACGTCCCCGAGATCCGCGACAAGGTGTCGCTGCAGTCGCTGGCCGTCTCGCGCCTCGGCAAGGACGTCGTCGACCTCCTGGACGTCGGGGTGACCTATCCGACCGTCGACGGCGGCACGCGGGAAGTGCTGCGCGACGTCGAGTGGCGCATCGCGCCGGGGGAGCGCACCGGCATCCTCGGTGTCAACGGCGCAGGGAAGTCGACCCTGCTCGGACTCATCTCCGGCACCGTCGATCCCACCGTGGGCCGCGTGAAGCGCGGCACGACGGTCAAGGTGAAGACGCTGACCCAGCGCCTGGACGAGCTCGAGGACCTGCGGCGCGAGCCTGTCCGCGTCGTGATCTCGCGGCTGCGCACCTCGTACACGATGGGGTCAGGATCGAAGGCGCAGGAGCTCACCCCGGGGCAGCTGCTCGAACGGCTCGGCTTCGACTCCGCGCAGCTCTCCACCCCGGTGAAGGACCTCTCCGGTGGTCAGCAGCGCCGCCTGCAGCTGCTGCTCGTGCTCCTCGACCAGCCCAACGTGCTGATCCTCGATGAGCCCACCAACGACCTCGACACCGACATGCTCGCGGCGATCGAGGACCTGCTCGACTCCTGGTCGGGCACCCTGCTGGTCGTCAGCCATGACCGCTACTTCCTCGAGCGCGTGACCGACCAGCAGTTCGCGATCCTCGACGGGCACCTGCGGCACCTGCCAGGCGGGGTCGACGAGTACCTGCGACTGCGCCAGCTGCAGACCTCGGCGCCCGGCCGGTCGCAGACGGCCGTCAACACCGAGAAGAAGGCCCCCAGCCTCGACGGCGCAGCCCTCCGCGCTGCGCAGAAGGAGGTCTCGGCTCTGGAGCGCCGCATCCAGAAGCTCACGCAGCAGGTCGACAAGGCGAAGACCGCACTGGCCGACCATGATCAGTCGGACTTCGCGGGCCTCGGCGACAAGATGAAGGCGATCAGCGATCAGCAGGCCGAGATCGAGGAGCTCGAGCTCCGCTGGTTCGAGCTGACCGAAGAGCTCGACTGA
- a CDS encoding Na+/H+ antiporter has product MEGLEVTVLIGLTILIGTLLAPRIRLALPLVLVIFGLLLGFVPELREIQLPPETVLLLFLPVMLFWESLTTSLRSIRRDFRYILPMSTLLVVGSAFAVAGVGVLFGMPWETALILGAAVAPPDATAVAALGRLLPRRMFMKLKAESLTNDGTALVLYAIAVSLALGGNITPLSVTMSVLTSYVGGIAAGVVIAALGYLLMRRTSSTIVINVALLLIPFSAFLLAEIVHASGVLAVVVAGLIVAYVSPRVTTASSRRQADAAWPFGVFLLNGALFVLIGLEVQFVAHEISAAAIGRLVLITLAVWVTLLVVRYLFQVMNVPFQRRAGTRPSPGLRARSMAVSTVAGMRGAVSLAIALSVPVASATEGEIAGRDEIVFVTAGVILLSLLVQGPLLPAVVRWARFPVDHIEDEEYELAERTISGAALAALDDLAVEHGVGQEIRDKVRAEGYQMLEFSNARALAREQAIIDAEAQALDVLLDEPDPLGRGQQIGGGADADSADDGSSEGGPGSEGPDAAQVLRQPEIAVIGGDGDGTEGEVRTLQMLATSADVDVMQRSPLLRHEEHTRLKLALIDRKREVLLGLRRDGTVDDLVVRRISARLDLEQVRLQGIEEYD; this is encoded by the coding sequence ATGGAAGGACTCGAGGTCACCGTCCTGATCGGACTCACGATCCTCATCGGCACGCTGTTGGCGCCACGGATTCGGCTCGCGCTGCCGCTGGTGCTGGTCATCTTCGGCCTGCTGCTCGGCTTCGTCCCTGAGCTGCGTGAGATCCAGCTGCCGCCGGAGACGGTGCTTCTGCTGTTCCTGCCGGTGATGCTCTTCTGGGAGAGCCTGACCACGTCGTTGCGCTCGATCAGGCGCGACTTCCGCTACATCCTTCCGATGAGCACCCTGCTGGTCGTGGGATCCGCCTTCGCCGTCGCCGGCGTCGGAGTGCTGTTCGGGATGCCGTGGGAGACCGCCCTCATCCTCGGTGCCGCCGTGGCGCCCCCGGATGCGACGGCGGTCGCCGCCCTCGGCAGGCTGCTGCCTCGACGCATGTTCATGAAGCTCAAGGCCGAGAGCCTGACCAATGACGGCACGGCGCTCGTGCTGTACGCGATCGCGGTCTCGCTCGCCCTCGGCGGCAACATCACTCCGCTGTCGGTCACCATGTCGGTGCTCACCTCGTATGTCGGGGGCATCGCCGCCGGCGTCGTGATCGCCGCGCTCGGCTACCTGCTGATGCGGCGGACCTCGTCGACCATCGTCATCAACGTCGCCCTCCTGCTCATCCCGTTCTCCGCGTTCCTCCTCGCCGAGATCGTGCACGCATCCGGTGTGCTCGCGGTGGTCGTCGCCGGTCTCATCGTCGCGTACGTGTCGCCCCGTGTCACGACAGCATCGTCCCGACGTCAGGCGGATGCCGCCTGGCCGTTCGGCGTCTTCCTGCTCAACGGCGCGCTCTTCGTGCTGATCGGCCTCGAGGTGCAGTTCGTCGCGCACGAGATCTCGGCCGCCGCCATCGGACGCCTGGTGCTGATCACGCTCGCAGTCTGGGTGACCTTGCTCGTCGTGCGCTACCTGTTCCAGGTGATGAACGTCCCGTTCCAGCGGCGGGCGGGGACCCGACCGTCGCCGGGCCTCCGGGCACGGTCCATGGCGGTGTCGACGGTCGCCGGCATGAGAGGCGCCGTCTCCCTCGCCATCGCGCTGTCCGTGCCGGTGGCCAGCGCGACCGAGGGCGAGATCGCCGGACGTGACGAGATCGTGTTCGTGACAGCCGGTGTGATCCTGCTCAGCCTGCTCGTGCAGGGCCCGCTGCTGCCCGCCGTGGTGCGGTGGGCACGGTTCCCGGTGGACCACATCGAGGACGAGGAGTACGAACTCGCGGAGCGGACGATCTCGGGTGCGGCACTCGCGGCCCTCGACGACCTCGCCGTCGAGCACGGTGTCGGGCAGGAGATCCGCGACAAGGTGCGCGCCGAGGGCTATCAGATGCTCGAGTTCTCGAACGCCCGCGCCCTCGCACGGGAGCAGGCGATCATCGATGCCGAGGCGCAGGCCCTCGACGTGCTGCTCGACGAGCCGGACCCGCTCGGACGCGGGCAGCAGATCGGCGGGGGAGCGGACGCGGACTCCGCAGACGACGGCTCATCAGAAGGCGGCCCAGGAAGCGAGGGCCCGGATGCCGCGCAGGTGCTGCGGCAGCCGGAGATCGCCGTCATCGGGGGAGACGGGGACGGCACCGAGGGCGAGGTCAGGACCCTGCAGATGCTCGCCACCTCGGCGGACGTCGACGTGATGCAGCGCTCGCCGCTGCTGCGCCACGAGGAGCACACGCGGCTCAAGCTCGCGCTCATCGACCGCAAGCGGGAGGTGCTGCTCGGACTGCGCAGGGACGGCACGGTCGACGACCTCGTCGTGCGCCGGATCTCGGCGCGGCTCGACCTCGAACAGGTGCGTCTGCAGGGCATCGAGGAGTACGACTGA
- a CDS encoding MetQ/NlpA family ABC transporter substrate-binding protein translates to MSITASRRTTSVIAALAAVPLFVALAGCATASSDAGSGGSGASEDETVKIGVVGKGDAQWAPFVEAAADEGITVELVDFGSYEQPNPALTEGEIDLNQFQHIVYLAEYNTASGSDLTPIGSTAIYPLGLYSQKFDDVDDIPEGETVAVPDDASNQARALLVLQSAGLIELKSGGTIFSDLSDVDTDKSKVKVTALEAALIPTSLPDVAAAIINNDFVEDAGLTFEDAIAQDDPEDPNALPYANIFAARAEDADNETYLKLVEIFQTNEDVQAGLLESSGNTAVPLQTPVEDLVASLKKVQEDTEANK, encoded by the coding sequence ATGTCCATCACCGCATCCCGTCGGACCACATCCGTCATCGCCGCGCTCGCCGCGGTCCCGCTCTTCGTCGCCCTCGCAGGCTGCGCCACCGCATCCTCCGACGCCGGCTCCGGCGGCTCCGGCGCCTCCGAGGACGAGACGGTCAAGATCGGCGTCGTCGGCAAGGGAGACGCACAGTGGGCTCCTTTCGTCGAGGCAGCCGCTGACGAGGGCATCACGGTCGAGCTTGTCGACTTCGGCTCGTACGAGCAGCCCAACCCGGCGCTCACCGAGGGCGAGATCGACCTCAACCAGTTCCAGCACATCGTGTACCTCGCCGAGTACAACACCGCGTCCGGGTCCGACCTGACCCCGATCGGCTCGACCGCGATCTACCCGCTCGGTCTGTACTCGCAGAAGTTCGACGACGTCGACGACATCCCCGAGGGAGAGACCGTCGCGGTTCCGGATGACGCGTCGAACCAGGCCCGCGCCCTGCTCGTGCTGCAGTCGGCCGGCCTGATCGAGCTCAAGAGCGGCGGAACCATCTTCTCCGACCTCTCCGACGTCGACACCGACAAGTCCAAGGTCAAGGTCACCGCGCTCGAGGCCGCACTGATCCCGACCTCGCTGCCGGACGTCGCCGCGGCGATCATCAACAACGACTTCGTCGAGGATGCCGGCCTGACGTTCGAGGACGCGATCGCCCAGGACGACCCGGAGGACCCGAACGCGCTGCCGTACGCGAACATCTTCGCCGCTCGCGCCGAGGACGCCGACAACGAGACGTACCTCAAGCTCGTGGAGATCTTCCAGACGAACGAGGACGTCCAGGCCGGTCTCCTCGAGTCCTCCGGCAACACCGCGGTGCCGCTGCAGACCCCGGTCGAGGATCTGGTCGCCTCGCTGAAGAAGGTTCAGGAAGACACCGAGGCCAACAAGTAA
- a CDS encoding methionine ABC transporter ATP-binding protein: MPIVTLTNVSKSYPPRTRDESEVVAVDDVTLSIEKGDVFGIIGYSGAGKSTLVRLINALEPATSGTITVDDVDITALRESELRKVRGGIGMIFQQFNLFASRSVKANIAYPLKLAGWSKADIDARVTELLSFVGLADKAKAFPEQLSGGQKQRVGIARALATGPAILLADEATSALDPQTTHEVLDLLKRVNQEQGVTIVVITHEMDVIQTIATKVAVMENGRVIEQGDVFDVFSAPQNPASQRFVGTVVKGVPTPSERAVLRERHQGRLVTFSFRDGDTSQAQVFLDLAGAGLDFELVYGGINDIRGRAFGHLTLAIRGEDAVIDRTLEQIGQRVEVTEIAEEEAR; this comes from the coding sequence ATGCCGATCGTCACCCTGACGAACGTCTCCAAGTCCTATCCGCCGCGCACCCGTGACGAGTCCGAGGTCGTGGCCGTCGACGACGTCACCCTCTCGATCGAGAAGGGCGACGTGTTCGGCATCATCGGATACTCCGGTGCCGGCAAGTCGACGCTTGTGCGTCTCATCAACGCCCTCGAGCCGGCGACGAGCGGCACCATCACGGTCGACGACGTCGACATCACCGCGCTCAGGGAGAGCGAGCTGCGCAAGGTCCGCGGCGGCATCGGGATGATCTTCCAGCAGTTCAACCTGTTCGCCTCGCGCAGCGTCAAGGCCAACATCGCCTACCCGCTGAAGCTGGCCGGCTGGTCGAAGGCCGACATCGATGCGCGGGTGACTGAGCTGCTCAGCTTCGTCGGCCTCGCCGACAAAGCCAAGGCCTTCCCCGAACAGCTGTCCGGTGGGCAGAAGCAGCGCGTCGGCATCGCACGCGCGCTCGCCACGGGGCCGGCGATCCTGCTCGCCGACGAGGCGACCAGCGCACTGGACCCGCAGACCACCCACGAAGTGCTCGACCTGCTCAAGCGGGTCAACCAGGAGCAGGGCGTGACGATCGTGGTGATCACGCACGAGATGGACGTCATCCAGACCATCGCCACCAAGGTCGCGGTGATGGAGAACGGTCGGGTGATCGAGCAGGGCGACGTGTTCGACGTCTTCTCGGCGCCGCAGAACCCGGCATCCCAGCGCTTCGTCGGCACGGTCGTGAAGGGCGTGCCGACGCCGTCCGAGCGGGCGGTGCTGCGCGAGCGCCACCAGGGACGTCTCGTGACCTTCTCGTTCCGCGACGGCGACACGTCGCAGGCTCAGGTGTTCCTCGACCTCGCCGGTGCCGGGCTCGACTTCGAGCTCGTGTACGGCGGCATCAACGACATCCGCGGGCGGGCCTTCGGGCATCTGACGCTCGCGATCCGCGGTGAGGACGCGGTGATCGACCGGACCCTCGAACAGATCGGCCAGCGCGTCGAAGTGACCGAGATCGCCGAAGAGGAGGCGCGCTGA
- a CDS encoding methionine ABC transporter permease — protein MDRLNELWPDLWKAALETLYMTSFALVLGGILGLAIGVILYVTRPGGLAENRVIAVIANLGVNFFRPIPFVLFVAVAQPFARVVVGTGIGTTAGAFMIGLAAAFAIGRIVEQHLVSVSPGVIEAARAMGAGPARILFTVAIPESLGPLILGYTFIVVALIDMTAMAGLIGGGGLGAFAQIYGFRQFEPVVMWTAIVLIVVFVHLVQLLGTWLARRIMRR, from the coding sequence ATGGATCGTCTGAACGAACTGTGGCCCGATCTGTGGAAGGCCGCTCTCGAGACGCTGTACATGACGTCGTTCGCCCTCGTGCTCGGCGGCATCCTCGGCCTCGCGATCGGTGTCATCCTGTACGTCACCCGCCCCGGCGGGCTCGCCGAGAACCGCGTCATCGCGGTGATCGCGAACCTGGGCGTCAACTTCTTCCGGCCGATCCCGTTCGTGCTGTTCGTCGCGGTCGCCCAGCCGTTCGCGCGGGTGGTGGTCGGCACGGGTATCGGCACGACAGCCGGTGCGTTCATGATCGGTCTCGCCGCAGCCTTCGCGATCGGCCGCATCGTCGAGCAGCACCTCGTGTCCGTCTCGCCCGGCGTGATCGAGGCGGCGCGCGCGATGGGAGCGGGGCCAGCCCGCATCCTGTTCACCGTGGCGATCCCGGAGTCCCTCGGCCCGCTCATCCTCGGCTACACGTTCATCGTCGTGGCTCTGATCGACATGACGGCGATGGCAGGACTCATCGGCGGCGGCGGCCTCGGCGCGTTCGCCCAGATCTACGGCTTCCGGCAGTTCGAGCCCGTCGTCATGTGGACCGCGATCGTGCTGATCGTCGTCTTCGTGCACCTCGTGCAGCTGCTGGGCACGTGGCTGGCGCGCAGGATCATGCGCCGCTGA
- a CDS encoding pseudouridine synthase codes for MLSPLPVRDGVGATRLHVPLRGEWPTVAAYMIERFFHLDPEGLLSRFDRGEIVARDGRPLARDTPLGAEEFIWYYRDPPVETRMPVEIEVLHQDEDLVVIDKPHFLPTIPGGRFLQNSALVRLRNLLDNPELAPIHRLDRATAGILMFSARPATRGRYQLLFETRQVQKVYEAVSARPTDWDASRFPLVYRNHIVKLRNELKVQVDDEREPNAETLIDVIDADERVVHTLLRPHSGKMHQLRVHLAALGLGILNDPFYPQLTGEHPDDFDHPMQLLARELHFVDPLSGAPRVFTTTRTLQEAPLSGA; via the coding sequence ATGCTCTCCCCCCTTCCGGTGCGCGACGGCGTCGGCGCGACGCGCCTGCACGTGCCGCTGCGCGGCGAGTGGCCGACCGTGGCCGCGTACATGATCGAGCGCTTCTTCCACCTCGATCCTGAGGGGCTGCTGTCGCGCTTCGACCGCGGCGAGATCGTGGCTCGGGACGGTCGTCCGCTGGCGAGGGACACGCCGCTCGGCGCGGAGGAGTTCATCTGGTACTACCGGGATCCCCCCGTCGAGACCCGGATGCCGGTGGAGATCGAGGTCCTGCATCAGGACGAGGACCTGGTCGTCATCGACAAGCCGCACTTCCTGCCGACCATCCCCGGCGGCCGGTTCCTGCAGAACTCGGCGCTGGTGCGGCTGCGCAATCTGCTCGACAATCCCGAGCTCGCGCCGATCCACCGCCTGGACAGGGCGACCGCCGGGATCCTGATGTTCTCGGCTCGCCCAGCCACCAGAGGGCGGTACCAGCTGCTGTTCGAGACGCGGCAGGTGCAGAAGGTCTACGAGGCGGTGTCGGCCCGCCCGACCGACTGGGACGCGTCGCGCTTCCCCCTCGTGTACCGCAACCACATCGTGAAGCTCCGCAACGAGCTGAAGGTGCAGGTCGACGACGAACGCGAGCCCAACGCCGAGACGCTCATCGACGTGATCGACGCAGACGAGCGCGTCGTGCACACGCTGCTGCGTCCGCACAGCGGCAAGATGCATCAGCTGCGGGTGCACCTCGCAGCGCTCGGGCTCGGCATCCTCAACGATCCGTTCTATCCGCAGCTCACCGGCGAGCATCCGGATGACTTCGACCACCCGATGCAGCTGCTCGCGCGCGAACTGCACTTCGTCGATCCGCTCAGCGGCGCGCCGCGGGTCTTCACCACGACGCGCACGCTGCAGGAGGCCCCCCTCAGCGGCGCATGA
- a CDS encoding MarR family winged helix-turn-helix transcriptional regulator → MTEADEVDRIVGAWNTQRPDLDFSPLEVLSRMDRLTRLLDRARRDVFRRSDLEAWEWDVLSALRRAGAPFQLSPKQLLQQTLVSSGTMTNRIDRLVTRRFVRREADPADGRSVLVTLTDDGRIRVDAAITRLVDVEDDLLQALSRGDRDRLAGLLRKLSLSFDA, encoded by the coding sequence ATGACAGAGGCTGATGAGGTTGATCGGATCGTCGGCGCCTGGAACACGCAGCGCCCCGACCTCGACTTCTCGCCTCTCGAGGTGCTGTCGCGGATGGACCGGCTGACGCGGCTGCTCGACCGGGCCCGCCGTGATGTGTTCCGGCGCAGCGACCTCGAGGCCTGGGAGTGGGATGTGCTCTCGGCCCTGCGCCGCGCCGGCGCACCGTTCCAGCTGTCGCCCAAGCAGCTGCTGCAGCAGACCCTGGTCTCCAGTGGCACCATGACGAATCGCATCGACCGGCTCGTCACCCGCCGGTTCGTGCGGCGGGAGGCGGACCCCGCCGACGGACGCAGCGTGCTCGTCACTCTCACCGACGACGGGCGCATCCGGGTCGATGCCGCCATCACCCGCCTCGTCGATGTCGAGGACGACCTGCTGCAGGCGCTCTCGCGCGGTGACCGCGACCGACTGGCCGGCCTGCTGCGCAAGCTCAGCCTGAGCTTCGACGCGTGA
- the glmU gene encoding bifunctional UDP-N-acetylglucosamine diphosphorylase/glucosamine-1-phosphate N-acetyltransferase GlmU gives MTGNNLAIIILAAGQGTRMRSRLPKVLHPIGGRPLVGHVLTTAGRLEASHVEVVVRHERDQVVAALEKDYPDAVFIDQDEVPGTGRAVQVAVDALPDDFDGDVLVLSGDCPLADADTLRSFLDAHRSAEAEATLMTAVVEDPTGYGRVIRDADGGVDRIVEQKDASADEASVREINAGMYVFRVGTLRKYLPSVGVDNAQGEMYLTDVPGLLRRDGSRVAASVVSDVTVTYGVNDRAQLAEVGRLLNRRIVRRWQLEGVTVIDPATTWIDDDATLAPDVTVLPNTHILRATTIAEGAIIGPDTTLVDCEVGADAIVRRTDATLAVIGAEATVGPFSFLRPGTVLGARGKIGAYVETKNAEIGEGSKVPHLSYVGDATIGRGVNLGASTITANYDDVNKHRTVVEDEVHTGSHTTLVAPVRLGAGAKTGAGAVVRKDVPAGSLAMSVAPQRNIEGWVEKNRAGTGAADAAARSRVAE, from the coding sequence ATGACTGGGAACAATCTCGCCATCATCATCCTCGCCGCCGGCCAAGGCACCCGTATGCGCTCGCGCCTCCCCAAGGTGCTGCACCCGATCGGCGGACGGCCGCTCGTCGGGCACGTCCTCACGACCGCCGGTCGGCTGGAGGCATCTCACGTCGAGGTCGTGGTCAGGCACGAGCGCGACCAGGTCGTCGCCGCGCTCGAGAAGGACTACCCCGACGCGGTGTTCATCGACCAGGACGAGGTGCCAGGCACCGGTCGTGCGGTGCAGGTCGCGGTGGATGCCCTGCCGGACGACTTCGACGGCGACGTGCTCGTCCTCTCCGGTGACTGCCCGCTCGCGGACGCCGACACGCTGCGCTCGTTCCTCGATGCCCACCGTTCGGCAGAGGCGGAGGCGACGCTCATGACCGCGGTCGTCGAGGACCCGACCGGCTACGGACGCGTCATCCGCGACGCGGACGGCGGGGTGGACCGCATCGTCGAGCAGAAGGATGCCAGCGCCGATGAGGCTTCGGTGCGTGAGATCAACGCCGGCATGTACGTCTTCCGCGTCGGGACGCTGCGCAAGTACCTGCCCTCGGTCGGCGTCGATAACGCGCAGGGCGAGATGTACTTGACGGACGTGCCAGGGCTCCTCCGCCGCGACGGCAGCCGTGTCGCGGCATCCGTCGTCTCCGACGTCACCGTCACCTACGGCGTCAACGACCGGGCGCAGCTCGCCGAGGTGGGCCGACTGCTCAACCGCCGCATCGTGCGCCGCTGGCAGCTCGAGGGCGTCACCGTGATCGACCCGGCGACGACGTGGATCGACGACGACGCCACTCTCGCGCCCGACGTCACCGTCCTCCCGAACACCCACATCCTGCGGGCCACCACGATCGCCGAGGGTGCCATCATCGGCCCGGACACGACACTCGTGGACTGCGAGGTCGGGGCGGATGCCATCGTCCGCCGCACGGACGCCACTCTCGCCGTGATCGGCGCCGAGGCCACCGTCGGACCCTTCTCGTTCCTCCGCCCCGGCACCGTGCTGGGCGCCAGGGGCAAGATCGGCGCCTACGTCGAGACGAAGAACGCCGAGATCGGGGAGGGCAGCAAGGTCCCGCACCTCTCGTACGTCGGCGACGCGACCATCGGACGCGGCGTGAACCTCGGCGCGAGCACGATCACCGCGAACTACGACGACGTGAACAAGCATCGCACCGTGGTCGAGGACGAGGTGCACACCGGCTCGCACACGACCCTCGTCGCGCCCGTTAGGCTGGGAGCCGGCGCCAAGACAGGTGCCGGAGCGGTCGTCCGCAAGGACGTCCCCGCCGGATCCCTTGCCATGAGCGTCGCCCCTCAGCGCAACATCGAGGGTTGGGTCGAGAAGAACAGAGCAGGCACGGGCGCGGCAGACGCCGCAGCCCGATCCCGAGTGGCGGAGTAG
- a CDS encoding ribose-phosphate diphosphokinase, translated as MARKKKTVDLDRDNGIAPGLVAKTKKRLVVAGGRSHPELTAAVANALGTEVVPTEHRTFASGEIYARFEVSIRGCDLFLIQTFGEPVNEWLMETLIMIDAAKRASAKRITVVAPYYPYSRQDKKGRGREPISARLVADLLKTAGADRVMSVDLHAAQIQGFFDGPVDHLFAKPVLMDYFQRTLSPEDRKILTVVSPDMGRVRVADTWSDSLGAPLAIIHKRRDPKVANQVSVHEIVGTVEGRTCLLVDDMIDTGGTIVKAAQALKANGAHRVIVAATHAIFSDPASERLQDASIDEVVITDTIPLTESRRWDKLTILPIAPLLARAIHEVFEDGSVTSMFGGDA; from the coding sequence ATGGCGCGCAAGAAGAAGACCGTCGATCTGGACCGGGACAACGGCATCGCTCCGGGTCTCGTCGCCAAGACCAAGAAGCGGCTCGTCGTCGCGGGAGGCCGCTCGCACCCCGAGCTGACCGCCGCCGTCGCGAACGCACTGGGTACGGAGGTCGTGCCGACGGAGCACCGGACCTTCGCCTCCGGAGAGATCTACGCCCGGTTCGAGGTGTCGATCCGAGGCTGCGATCTGTTCCTGATCCAGACCTTCGGCGAGCCGGTCAACGAGTGGCTCATGGAGACGCTCATCATGATCGACGCGGCCAAGCGCGCCTCCGCGAAGCGCATCACGGTCGTCGCCCCGTACTATCCGTATTCGCGTCAGGACAAGAAGGGCCGTGGCCGGGAGCCGATCAGCGCCCGTCTCGTCGCCGACCTGCTGAAGACGGCCGGTGCCGACCGCGTGATGAGCGTCGACCTGCACGCCGCTCAGATCCAGGGCTTCTTCGACGGTCCCGTCGACCACCTCTTCGCGAAGCCCGTCCTGATGGACTACTTTCAGCGCACGCTCAGCCCCGAGGACCGCAAGATCCTCACCGTGGTCTCGCCCGACATGGGCCGGGTCAGGGTCGCAGACACCTGGTCGGACAGCCTCGGCGCCCCGCTCGCCATCATCCACAAGCGTCGCGACCCGAAGGTCGCGAACCAGGTCTCCGTGCACGAGATCGTGGGCACCGTCGAGGGTCGCACCTGCCTCCTGGTCGACGACATGATCGACACCGGCGGCACGATCGTGAAGGCCGCGCAGGCGCTCAAGGCGAACGGCGCGCACCGCGTGATCGTCGCTGCGACCCATGCGATCTTCAGCGACCCGGCATCCGAGCGCCTGCAGGACGCCTCGATCGACGAGGTCGTCATCACCGACACCATTCCGCTCACGGAATCCCGTCGGTGGGACAAGCTGACGATCCTGCCGATCGCTCCGCTCCTCGCACGCGCCATCCACGAGGTCTTCGAGGACGGATCCGTCACGAGCATGTTCGGCGGCGACGCGTAA
- a CDS encoding FMN-binding protein, with protein sequence MIRTTVPTSVRKGAALAGVAGLLVLAGCSGTADAEDQSTDTGTDSSTESTDSGASAGDYTDGTYTADGSYQTPETVEKISVTLTIADGLVEDVEVTGDPQAPETERYQGEFIDGIADEVVGKSLDEIEVSRVAGSSLTSGGFNDAVGSIKEQAAA encoded by the coding sequence ATGATCCGCACGACTGTTCCGACTTCTGTTCGCAAGGGCGCAGCCCTCGCCGGCGTCGCAGGGCTTCTCGTCCTCGCAGGGTGCTCCGGCACCGCCGACGCCGAAGACCAGTCCACCGACACCGGCACCGATTCGAGCACGGAGTCGACCGACTCCGGTGCGTCGGCCGGCGACTACACCGACGGCACCTACACTGCCGACGGCTCGTACCAGACGCCTGAGACGGTCGAGAAGATCAGCGTCACCCTCACGATCGCCGACGGGCTCGTCGAGGACGTCGAGGTGACAGGCGACCCGCAGGCTCCCGAGACCGAGCGCTACCAGGGCGAGTTCATCGACGGCATCGCCGATGAGGTCGTGGGCAAGTCGCTCGATGAGATCGAGGTCAGCCGGGTCGCAGGTTCGTCGCTCACCAGCGGCGGGTTCAACGACGCCGTCGGGTCGATCAAGGAGCAGGCCGCCGCCTGA